A single region of the Pseudomonas sp. B21-023 genome encodes:
- a CDS encoding SH3 domain-containing protein: MTENEEPDTSWIRKAFNMDFVGPERPRPALPIDTRAPLRKVMESIPLSQLGATLQAMSLDDEQWKKLASSKLMKSATTKWRDLIDGTKYIFFHPEVFNPWKDLTYLYKTFDDFKGSTHFRFLTSTLQLNEILTEYNASNRKKLESIFLNLDSSTPNKKLKKKILNALKDEAISESSKPFLAVLLYAILSTIGHIADIDTFIGIICKQLSRGETNATGSTICKIQASTSTTNSNPSEIWIIKKENINLRNGPGTKYKTITKLSTPNRITILESKIDSDWIRIETHIDGLPFEGWIYKKFAAKISL; this comes from the coding sequence ATGACAGAGAACGAAGAACCAGACACATCATGGATAAGAAAAGCCTTCAACATGGACTTCGTAGGTCCCGAACGTCCACGTCCAGCGCTCCCAATTGACACAAGGGCACCTCTACGCAAAGTAATGGAATCTATCCCACTTAGCCAACTTGGCGCAACGCTCCAAGCGATGTCGCTTGACGATGAACAGTGGAAAAAACTCGCATCGAGCAAGCTAATGAAGAGTGCAACCACCAAATGGCGCGACCTCATTGACGGCACCAAGTACATCTTTTTTCACCCTGAGGTATTCAACCCGTGGAAAGATCTCACATACCTATATAAAACCTTCGACGACTTCAAAGGCTCAACCCACTTCAGATTCCTAACATCCACATTACAGCTCAACGAGATCCTAACCGAATACAATGCCTCAAACCGCAAAAAACTAGAGTCCATATTCTTAAATCTAGACAGCTCGACACCCAACAAGAAACTAAAGAAGAAAATACTTAACGCTCTTAAAGACGAAGCAATTAGCGAAAGCTCCAAGCCTTTCCTTGCGGTATTGCTATACGCCATTCTCAGCACGATTGGCCACATCGCTGACATAGACACATTTATAGGTATAATTTGCAAGCAGCTATCTAGAGGGGAGACAAATGCAACTGGATCAACTATTTGTAAAATTCAAGCCAGCACCAGCACAACGAATAGCAACCCAAGTGAAATATGGATAATAAAAAAGGAAAACATAAATCTAAGAAATGGCCCAGGAACAAAATACAAAACCATTACCAAACTCAGCACGCCTAATAGGATCACAATTCTAGAATCGAAAATCGATAGTGATTGGATTCGAATAGAAACACACATAGACGGCCTTCCATTCGAAGGATGGATTTACAAAAAATTTGCAGCAAAAATCTCCCTTTAG
- a CDS encoding AAA family ATPase — MADIFLRPELAADMARQLLEPSALDIGLRSGLFLSGLRRTGKTTFLRNDLIPALEAKGALVIYVDLWSDTQTSPVHLVLAAVRKALRELQTPASSFMQRLRALRGAEVELAGFKFGFNLDTLGEAGGVTLAQALGEVVDQAKANVVLIVDEVQHAITTEDGQQMMLALKAARDAINPRPAPAGHFLFIGTGSHRAMVNELTARRNQAFAGATNVAYPVLGEDYVAFWLERLAADGLDNLPSLAVATEAFQTLGSRPEEFIRALRQLIHSPSLTSGADVVLPVIAATLRSAAADLELMKVEELGVLAQAIFARIASVDGETRGVFSAEAAAQYSKVVGREVRVEEVQPVANDLLAANLIIRRGHGLYGVTDPFVQEIWRERQAMLGKR, encoded by the coding sequence ATGGCTGACATCTTCCTGCGACCTGAACTGGCGGCCGACATGGCCCGGCAACTGCTCGAGCCGTCCGCGCTGGATATCGGCCTGCGTTCCGGATTGTTCCTGTCTGGCCTGCGGCGCACCGGCAAGACTACCTTCCTCAGGAACGATCTGATCCCGGCGCTGGAGGCCAAGGGCGCGCTGGTGATCTACGTCGACCTGTGGAGCGACACCCAGACCAGCCCGGTGCATCTGGTGCTCGCCGCCGTGCGCAAGGCCCTGCGCGAGCTGCAGACGCCGGCGTCGTCGTTCATGCAGCGGCTCAGGGCCCTGCGCGGCGCCGAGGTGGAGCTGGCCGGGTTCAAGTTCGGCTTCAACCTCGACACCCTGGGCGAGGCGGGCGGCGTGACCTTGGCCCAGGCCCTGGGCGAGGTGGTCGACCAGGCCAAGGCCAATGTGGTGTTGATCGTCGACGAAGTGCAGCACGCCATCACCACCGAAGACGGGCAGCAGATGATGCTGGCGCTGAAGGCCGCGCGTGACGCCATCAACCCACGCCCAGCCCCGGCTGGGCATTTCCTGTTCATCGGCACCGGCTCGCACCGGGCGATGGTCAACGAGCTGACCGCCCGGCGTAACCAGGCCTTCGCCGGTGCCACCAACGTGGCCTATCCGGTACTGGGCGAGGACTATGTGGCGTTCTGGCTTGAACGGCTCGCAGCCGATGGCCTCGACAACCTGCCTTCGCTGGCGGTGGCGACCGAGGCGTTCCAGACGCTGGGCAGCCGCCCCGAAGAGTTCATCCGCGCCCTGCGCCAGTTGATTCATTCGCCCAGCCTGACTTCTGGAGCGGATGTGGTGCTGCCGGTGATCGCCGCCACGCTGCGTTCGGCGGCGGCGGACCTGGAGCTGATGAAGGTCGAGGAACTGGGCGTGCTGGCCCAGGCCATCTTCGCTCGAATTGCCTCGGTGGACGGCGAGACCCGCGGGGTGTTCTCCGCCGAGGCGGCGGCGCAGTACTCGAAGGTCGTCGGGCGTGAAGTGCGGGTGGAGGAGGTGCAGCCCGTGGCCAACGACCTGCTGGCGGCCAATCTGATCATCCGCCGTGGGCATGGGTTGTATGGGGTGACGGATCCGTTCGTGCAGGAGATCTGGCGGGAGCGCCAGGCGATGTTGGGCAAGCGCTGA
- a CDS encoding DUF3077 domain-containing protein: MSTDDTTPHTTVGKTRFYQGEGHTDPLFCIEPGIPCQHAREQASELMGCVCDLTITGIMEEKPQLIWASYYLSALAKALMDDAELGMKH; the protein is encoded by the coding sequence ATGAGCACAGACGACACCACGCCCCACACCACCGTGGGCAAGACCCGGTTCTACCAGGGTGAAGGGCATACCGACCCGCTGTTCTGCATCGAACCCGGCATCCCTTGCCAGCACGCACGGGAACAGGCTTCGGAGTTGATGGGCTGCGTGTGCGACCTGACCATCACCGGGATCATGGAGGAAAAACCTCAGCTGATCTGGGCATCGTATTACCTGAGCGCGCTGGCCAAGGCGCTGATGGATGATGCGGAGCTGGGGATGAAGCACTGA
- a CDS encoding MAPEG family protein, producing the protein MNVALSVYACCVVVLFIKMLAISCYQGYFRLRFLAFTNSEDAAVFRRSASPSELPQVTRAAQAWRNDLENIPMFIALAGLAVALDAPAASTAWLSGMFTVARVLHTVTYLARLQPWRTLSYGVGVLCLIGLATLLVIPVYSAVALH; encoded by the coding sequence ATGAACGTCGCCCTGTCGGTCTATGCCTGTTGCGTGGTGGTGCTGTTCATCAAGATGCTGGCGATTTCCTGCTACCAGGGTTACTTCCGTCTGCGTTTCCTGGCCTTCACCAACAGCGAGGATGCGGCAGTGTTCAGACGCTCGGCTTCTCCCTCTGAACTACCGCAAGTCACGCGCGCCGCGCAGGCTTGGCGCAATGACCTGGAGAATATTCCGATGTTCATAGCCTTGGCCGGGCTTGCGGTTGCGCTCGACGCGCCTGCAGCCAGCACCGCTTGGCTCAGTGGCATGTTCACCGTGGCGCGGGTGCTGCATACGGTGACCTACCTGGCGCGGCTCCAGCCCTGGCGGACGCTGAGCTATGGCGTGGGCGTACTGTGCCTGATCGGGTTGGCCACGTTGCTCGTCATACCAGTGTACTCAGCCGTGGCTTTACATTGA